In Companilactobacillus allii, one genomic interval encodes:
- a CDS encoding ribonuclease HII — MTIKDVKELLNQEIGSVSKDDLDLLQEDERSGVHNLLAQYFRKVEQQQKLIEKFHKKEFLERDYWNHNLFVAGVDEVGRGPLAGPVVTAAVILPANNTLYEVDDSKKLTAKKRDRVYRQICEQAIDISIGIGSPQLIDQENIYHATELVMKDAINGLYLAPDHILVDAMTIPVNIGQTKLIKGDSKSLSIGAASIVAKVSRDRLMSAYNELYPEFGFLRNDGYGTSEHLKALDKYGRTPIHRMSFSPVRKTNKLYQTPFS, encoded by the coding sequence ATGACGATTAAGGATGTCAAAGAATTGCTGAATCAAGAAATTGGTTCGGTTTCTAAAGATGACCTTGATTTGTTACAAGAAGATGAACGTAGTGGTGTTCATAATCTATTGGCACAATATTTTAGAAAAGTTGAGCAGCAACAAAAATTAATTGAAAAGTTCCATAAAAAAGAGTTCTTAGAACGTGATTATTGGAATCATAATCTATTTGTAGCAGGGGTCGACGAAGTTGGCCGGGGACCACTGGCTGGTCCTGTAGTAACTGCTGCAGTTATTTTACCTGCCAATAATACTTTGTATGAGGTTGATGATTCTAAAAAATTAACCGCTAAAAAACGTGACAGAGTTTATCGACAAATCTGTGAACAGGCGATAGATATTTCAATTGGTATAGGTAGTCCTCAATTGATTGATCAAGAGAATATTTATCATGCTACTGAGCTAGTGATGAAAGATGCAATCAATGGTCTTTACTTGGCACCTGATCATATTCTGGTTGATGCCATGACCATTCCCGTTAATATCGGACAAACTAAGCTTATTAAAGGTGATTCAAAGTCGCTTAGTATAGGAGCAGCTAGTATTGTGGCTAAAGTTTCAAGGGATAGATTGATGTCAGCTTACAACGAGCTGTATCCTGAATTTGGTTTTTTGAGAAATGATGGTTATGGGACTAGTGAACATTTGAAGGCACTGGATAAATATGGCAGAACTCCTATTCATCGAATGAGCTTTTCTCCTGTAAGAAAAACAAATAAGTTATATCAAACACCGTTTTCGTAA
- the ylqF gene encoding ribosome biogenesis GTPase YlqF, with protein MALQWYPGHMNKAKNQVQDRLKMVDIVLEIVDARLPFSSRNPILEQIIDQKKHIIILNKADLADPKLTNDWKVNFEQEGTHSVELDAKHNKGLGKINNLIHSELAEKVAKYERNGVKNYRIKAMCIGIPNVGKSTILNRIVGKNIAITGNRPGVTKNQNWLKTKYDIDLLDTPGILWPKIDDPKVGMKLALSGAIKDKIYAPDDVAIYALNFLETHYLERLQDTYGLDKSDLFDHTTPELLMLLTQKFGYKDDYDRASRRIIEDIRKLKLGRVTFDVPGEFYEE; from the coding sequence ATGGCGTTACAATGGTATCCAGGACATATGAACAAGGCAAAAAATCAGGTTCAAGACAGGCTTAAAATGGTCGATATTGTGCTTGAAATAGTCGATGCTAGACTTCCTTTTAGTTCCAGAAATCCAATTTTGGAACAAATTATTGATCAAAAGAAACATATTATTATTTTGAATAAGGCTGATTTGGCAGACCCCAAGTTAACTAATGATTGGAAAGTTAACTTCGAACAAGAAGGTACACATTCTGTTGAGCTTGATGCTAAGCATAATAAGGGATTGGGTAAAATAAATAATTTGATCCATTCTGAATTAGCTGAAAAAGTGGCTAAATATGAAAGAAATGGTGTAAAGAATTATCGTATCAAAGCAATGTGTATAGGTATACCTAATGTTGGTAAGTCAACGATTCTAAATAGAATTGTTGGCAAGAACATTGCTATAACTGGTAATAGACCAGGTGTAACAAAGAATCAAAACTGGTTGAAGACTAAGTATGATATTGATTTATTAGATACACCAGGGATTCTTTGGCCTAAAATAGATGATCCTAAAGTAGGGATGAAACTTGCTCTTTCGGGTGCTATTAAGGATAAGATATATGCACCTGATGATGTTGCAATTTATGCCTTGAATTTTTTAGAGACACATTATTTGGAGAGATTACAAGATACATATGGTTTAGATAAAAGTGATTTATTCGATCACACAACACCAGAATTATTAATGCTTTTGACACAAAAATTTGGCTATAAAGATGACTATGATCGTGCTTCAAGACGAATCATTGAAGATATTCGTAAGTTAAAACTTGGTCGTGTTACATTTGATGTGCCAGGTGAATTTTATGAAGAGTAA
- a CDS encoding YozE family protein — protein MRRSFYEFLMTLRNVNSTEPEAEFANNAHRDQSFPKQETDYEKISNYLELNAGYLPSMTIFDEAYQKYQDTDRK, from the coding sequence ATGAGGCGAAGTTTTTATGAGTTTTTGATGACATTGAGAAATGTTAACAGTACCGAGCCGGAAGCTGAATTTGCAAATAATGCACACAGAGATCAATCATTTCCTAAGCAGGAGACTGACTATGAGAAGATCTCTAATTATTTGGAGTTGAATGCTGGTTATTTACCGAGTATGACAATTTTTGACGAAGCGTACCAAAAATATCAAGATACAGATAGAAAATAG